The Lycium barbarum isolate Lr01 chromosome 11, ASM1917538v2, whole genome shotgun sequence genome contains the following window.
GAATTTGATTCTGGATGTaattacctaaaagtcaactattggtcaactctttttcgcttattTAACTTAAAAGACTCTAGAATCCTCAAAACCAACCAAGATTCACCCAATTGCCTCTGGAaccgtgccacccatcccggcaagtcaaaaatacaaaaaagagaCTACGAGAAGGGTATTTTGGGGGAAAAAGAGTAAGATGCCTAaaacgaccaaacgagtcgttacattagataccaattaaagaATTGTTCCTTCTCGAATGAAATAAAACGAAGAGAAGGTACTTAAATCGGTAAAGAGCTGAGGATATCTACTACACATATCATCCTCAgtctcccatgtagcctcttcaactggACGGTGCTTCCACTGCACCTTCACTGAAGCTACCTCCTTTTCTCTCAATTTCCTAACTTTCTTATCCAAGATTGCCACCGGCTCTTCTTCAAAGGACAAATCCTGATCAAATTGCACCGAGTCCCAATGGATGATATAAGATCTATCATAATGGTATTTCTTCAATTTGGAAACATGAAACACGGAGTGAACGCCCACTAAACCTTGTGGCAATGCAAACTCATAGGTTACCTCACCAACATGCCAAACGATCTTAAAAGGGCAAATGAACATCGGGCTTAGCTTGCCTtttttcccaaatctcatcacacccttcatgggtgaaactttCAATAGATCCTGATCACCAACCTTGAATATTAAATAACAAATCTTCTGGTCCGCATACTCTGTTTGTCTACTCTAAGCCGTAAGGAGCTTCTCCTGAATTAACTTCACTTTATCCAAAGACTCTCTCAGCAAATTAGTAGCCCAAGTTCTCACCTCGAAGGCATCAAACCAACAAATCGGAGaacgacatctcctaccatacaaagccttaaatggagccatatcaatgctcgagtgataattgttgttgtaagaAAAATTTGCCAAAagcaagaactggtcccaatgaccaccataATCAATCACACAAGCctgcaacatatcctcaagcCCGAATAGTCCTCTTAGACTGACCATCCGTCTGCGGGCAAAAAGGCGGTGCTATGATCCAACTGAGTCCCCAATTCCTTCTacaaagtcctccagaaatggaaagtgaactgagtgcctctatcagaaatgataaaaattgaaTCCCATGCAATCAAAAAATCTCTCGAATGTAGATCCTTGCCAACTTGTCTGAATTGTAGAtagtctgaactggaatgaagtgCGCAGACATGGTCAACATATCCACGATAACACAAATATCATCAAAGTTTCCCAATGTCTTTGGTAGACCTACTACGAAGTCCATAGCTATCCTCTCTCATTGCCACTCTGGAATGGGCATCCTGTGAGTCATGCCACCCGGTATTTgctgctcatacttaacctgctgacaGTTCAATTATTGGAAAATGAACTccactatatccctcttcatcccACCCCACTGATAATATTATCTCAAGTCAAGGTACATCTTTGTAGCACCAAGATGGAAAAATATCTGGAACTGTGAGCCTCTTCCAAAATCTACCTGATCAAaccaccaacacgaggaacgaaCGTGCCTCTTAATCCTCAAAACCCTATCTCCATCATGAATCACCTCCTTAGCCTCCCCACTTAACACCTTATCTCGAATCTTCtacaatttcaaattttcaaactGTTATGCCTTACTTTGTTCCAAAAGAGACGACATTTCCTTAACACAAGCCAGAACCTTATACGGTTCCTAAATATCGAGCCTCATTATGTTATTAACCAAGGAATAAACCTCTGTAGCCAAAGGGCGCTCTTCAATAATCAAATAAGCCAAGCTACCCATACCCACCACCTTTCGGCTCAACACATCCGCTACCAAATTGGCATTGCCTGGATGATAAAAAATGGTAAtgtcataatccttgagcaactccaTCCACCTACGCTGCCTAGAATTTATATCTCACTGattgaacacatgctgaagactaggATGATCCCTAAACACCTCAAAATGAACTccatataggtaatgtctccaaatctttaAAGCGAAGACTACCaccgccaactctaagtcatgagtagggtagttcttctcacgGACCTTCAACTACCTCAAAGCATACATAATCACCTTACCTTcttacatcaacacacaacccaacccaatcTGAGAAGCATCAAAATAATTGGTAAATCCTTTCCTTCCACAAGTAATGCCataatcggggctgaagtcaataaagccttAAACTTTTTAAAGCACTCCTCACACTCATAGGACCACTGAAAAGctacattcttctgagtcaacctagTCAGATGGGAAGCAATACATGAAAAACCTTTCATGAAATGACGATATTAACTCTCTAAGCctacaaaactacgaatctcagtcacCGAAGTAGGCGTAGGATAATTTTCTTAGGACCAACCATGATtcctgttacatcccgtgttttcgtgtGTTAGAAAGCCTGCAAGTTAAAAGACATAACTAGGGGAAAACGAGGTTACCCCTAAGCTTATAATTATTTAAGACTCTTAAGTGAAATGATGGTGATtacaaataatattttgtgtgttcCAAAAGgggttatggactagtgctatgtcacatgatcatgacaatgagtatatgcagtgtattaaaaatgattactatttaagtgaattgagattaaGAAATTAGTTAATTGTGCAATCGATTAAGCGTTGGATTGTAGTGGAAGTAAATAAGTTATTTAAAATGGTTGGATAATTATTAATAGACACAGCCACATAGTCATGGACATGTGGCCGTCTAAGAGGTATGTATGCATGCAATTATGTTGTGGTGGAACATTTGGTGCCAAGCACCAAGAAATGGCCCAAATCTGCCACGTGTAAggacaaatatatatattaaagcCTCTTATTTCAACATTTTGGCATTTGAATTGTAAGAAATATATGTATACTTATGCTGTAATGGAGTTGAGAGGCAGCAAAGTTCAACACTTACTATATACAACAAGGTGACATTATATTTTAAGGAAAAAACATACATTTCTTCTCAAGAACGACACACGGGTTTTGCTCATCGCTTCGATCTCGTTGTCCCGCTTTGTCCCCTTGTTGAATCCGAGCTTTCTTAAAGTGAAGTAAGATGTAAGAAGAGTAGTTCTGGACATATAAGGTATGAATTCTCCTCTCCTAAATATATTTAAGTTCGTtgaggtcatagttaaattgtgggatgagaaatgCGGAATAAATAGCGGCAAATCGtattttgatgtttttgttgttgtatgGGCTGTTTGGTAATTTTATAAGTTGTGTTGTGGTGGGAATTGATGTGATTGTGGTTGTGTTGAATATGGAGAATGTGAGATAAATAGGGGAAATTATGTCCGAGTCATTATAAGACAAGTATACCACCCCGATGTACATGATATACCAAGTACTTCCTTGGCCTAACAAGAACCGTTATCGTTATTATAGGATAAGGCACGAGATGAGCTACAGTTGACGGGATTGACTAGAAGGCAAGCAACGTATGTAAGGTTTTCGTTCTCCTTATTCTTTGGCACGATCTAACTATACCTATTAATGAATGTTTCATAAAGAGATTACTccattctaatgcttcccacttcTTATGTTTCATGATTCAATATGTTATTTGATGATTTAGTTCATTGTGATCCAAGTTCTATTAAAGTGCTTATTGACGAGGATAAGCACATAACGTATTCGGAGGTCacagaccttacgtcactccgaaaggcccagaCGTTGTTTCTATGAGTTcatcatgcatgtatatatatgtatattatattatTAAACACCACGAAGCTATAATAGGTGGGTACGACACTAATGtgcgctatatatgtatatgtatatgatataatgacACACCTCGAGCTATAATCGGTGGGTATGTCCCTAGagtgcactatatatatatatatatatatatatatatatatatatatatatatatatatatatatatatatatatatatatatatattgcatagcactgatcagttgggtaagATAACATCGAGCCTTATTATGGCCGAGTACATTTCACACCGAGTCCTGTTAAGGCCGAGTAcgttatgataatgatgttacttttacttatgtatatatatgtatattcatgaTTTTAAACTACAGCATGCATTGCATATGGTTCTTCTTCTGCTACGTTTCCTTGTTAGTTATTGtactcctgccttacatactcagtactttcatCCGTAGTGATGTTCCATTGCACGAGGCGCTGCATTTTGTGCTGTAGGTCCTGATAGGCAGTTGGAGGACCATCTGATTAGGCTTGTACAGTACAGCGGATAGTCTGCAAGCTCTACTTATTCTGGACTTGCTCAGTTACATGCTTTATCTATATCTTTTGGGTATagtggggccctatcccgactgcTATTTTACATTTATGCTTACTCTTAGAGGATCATAGAtaggtgt
Protein-coding sequences here:
- the LOC132619958 gene encoding uncharacterized protein LOC132619958; this translates as MTISPHRGRERETVCQRFDNSVEVGNSTASSFWASFQAMVDHAIEVELARLQAPGRVDDEDPYICLAEAAISLGDVVISPTWAAHSQLGLDLSLAMEAKEDLLKVSPMKGVMRFGKKGKLSPMFICPFKIVWHVGEVTYEFALPQGLVGVHSVFHVSKLKKYHYDRSYIIHWDSVQFDQDLSFEEEPVAILDKKVRKLREKEVASVKVQWKHRPVEEATWETEDDMCSRYPQLFTDLSTFSSFYFIREGTIL